One Bacteroidota bacterium genomic window carries:
- a CDS encoding GAF domain-containing protein, which translates to MVIDYKSLFKKLSIYNWKLGIKLNVLVYVLLIVCFTVITAVGINFFRKQVEKSTFQKLEQLAYHKKVTFEKDYSAFLQDAERVFSIDLLGTIVQLKQSYIDYFNEDYDAFSPDTLAQSSMLLRDYYESEILGKINWNRPPTEQILPVRDIEIVLQRTYLIDNKWPSGEKDKLFTAKTGTSYDFNHQSIQAVFRSFARNYAVNNIYLVDEKTGDVYYNLNKNIALGTNLFTGPYKNSTMAQLYQQAIASTNEAGEIIFSDFTHFVPELNQAAAYIVKPLFLYGDKVSVAIIELQSDFFESMVYDKWMLQNASTIKLNILGADQLFRLHDLEQINGNSEYLARLEKLGLRNEELLKASQLGGGALVLGLTESVDHGTLGMKKVSDFFGDQYYTISLPLEIEGFEWYVVTQMSLVYQKKMIKAAQSKVILVYLLLLLMSTLALQGVIKSIISRLNILSNAFINLSKGQNNKALSSRWHDELGNTMEVFNKLNDRIKTAGEFAVSLGENKLETPFASDSDNDSLALALNTLREKLITNKSELEQRIREDAKHNWMNQGIAKFNDLLRQSNNDINNLAYIVIENLVEYLGANQGGVFLVEGDSESSRYIAQIAAYAYDRRKYLDQRIEVGEGLIGNCYLEKKSIHLKQLPDDYIEVRSGLGGAVPRTLYIAPLMKDKDVLGFVEIASFSDFEDYQVEFIEKLCESIAATFSTVKLNTRTAELLEESKRRAHEIAQQEEEMRQNLEEMQATQEELARLREEDERKQQKLLSQVDMANEMVQSLVDSIAGEVILKDSHGVVVLANAEACKRYNTSVDRVKGISDSELIDISLQDSEHELDRIALLEGVYIGYRSENVNGQLVEYIIEKKPFLLKQKTETGILTIWKKAERDSE; encoded by the coding sequence ATGGTAATAGATTACAAGTCTCTGTTTAAAAAACTAAGCATATATAACTGGAAACTCGGCATTAAGCTTAACGTGCTTGTGTATGTCTTGTTAATAGTTTGTTTCACAGTTATTACTGCGGTTGGGATTAATTTTTTCAGGAAACAGGTAGAAAAAAGCACTTTCCAGAAACTTGAACAATTGGCGTATCATAAAAAAGTCACGTTCGAAAAGGATTATTCAGCATTCTTGCAAGACGCCGAGAGAGTATTTTCCATCGATCTGCTGGGTACAATTGTGCAATTGAAACAATCGTATATCGATTATTTCAACGAAGATTACGATGCCTTTAGTCCAGACACGCTTGCTCAGAGTTCAATGCTTCTTAGAGATTATTACGAATCGGAGATTCTGGGTAAAATAAACTGGAATCGTCCTCCAACTGAACAGATACTTCCGGTAAGGGATATAGAAATAGTTTTGCAGCGCACCTACCTGATCGACAATAAATGGCCTTCAGGAGAAAAAGATAAGCTCTTTACCGCAAAAACAGGCACCAGCTACGATTTCAATCATCAGAGTATACAAGCAGTTTTTCGATCTTTTGCCCGCAACTATGCGGTAAATAACATATATCTGGTCGACGAGAAAACGGGCGATGTGTATTACAACCTTAACAAGAACATTGCCTTGGGTACAAATCTGTTTACAGGACCTTATAAGAATTCAACCATGGCTCAGCTTTATCAGCAGGCCATTGCGTCCACCAACGAAGCTGGCGAAATCATTTTCTCTGATTTTACACATTTCGTACCCGAGTTAAATCAAGCCGCAGCTTATATAGTAAAACCGCTGTTTCTTTATGGCGATAAAGTTTCTGTGGCTATCATTGAATTGCAATCGGATTTTTTTGAAAGTATGGTTTACGATAAATGGATGTTGCAAAATGCCTCTACGATAAAGCTCAATATTTTAGGTGCAGATCAGCTTTTCCGTTTGCACGATCTTGAACAAATCAATGGTAATTCAGAATACCTTGCTCGTCTTGAAAAACTGGGACTTCGTAACGAAGAATTGCTGAAAGCTTCTCAGCTAGGAGGAGGGGCTTTGGTTTTGGGTTTAACAGAATCAGTTGATCATGGTACCTTGGGTATGAAAAAGGTTAGTGACTTTTTTGGCGATCAGTACTACACTATTTCTTTGCCCCTCGAAATAGAAGGATTCGAATGGTATGTAGTTACTCAAATGTCGCTTGTCTACCAGAAGAAAATGATTAAGGCAGCGCAATCCAAGGTGATACTTGTTTATCTTTTATTATTGCTTATGTCTACTCTGGCATTGCAAGGAGTTATTAAGTCCATCATTAGCAGGCTTAATATTTTAAGCAATGCTTTTATCAATTTGTCAAAAGGGCAAAACAACAAAGCTCTCTCCAGTCGATGGCACGACGAACTGGGCAATACTATGGAGGTGTTCAATAAGCTCAACGACCGTATAAAAACTGCCGGAGAATTTGCAGTGAGTCTGGGTGAAAATAAATTGGAAACTCCCTTTGCATCCGATTCAGATAACGACTCATTAGCACTTGCACTTAATACCTTACGCGAAAAACTCATCACTAACAAATCAGAACTTGAACAACGTATTCGTGAAGATGCAAAGCATAACTGGATGAATCAGGGAATTGCAAAATTCAACGATCTGTTGCGTCAGAGCAATAACGATATCAATAACCTGGCCTATATTGTTATTGAAAACCTGGTGGAATATCTGGGGGCCAATCAGGGAGGCGTATTTCTTGTGGAGGGCGATTCAGAATCATCGCGTTATATTGCACAAATTGCAGCCTATGCTTACGACCGGCGTAAATATTTAGATCAACGCATAGAGGTTGGAGAGGGATTGATCGGTAATTGCTACCTCGAAAAAAAATCTATTCATTTAAAGCAACTGCCAGATGATTATATCGAAGTTAGGTCTGGCTTAGGAGGTGCAGTTCCCCGAACACTTTATATTGCTCCCTTGATGAAAGATAAGGACGTATTAGGTTTTGTCGAAATAGCCTCATTTTCCGATTTTGAAGATTATCAGGTGGAGTTTATCGAGAAACTATGCGAGAGTATTGCTGCTACTTTCTCTACAGTAAAGCTGAACACACGCACTGCTGAGCTTTTAGAAGAATCGAAACGACGGGCACATGAAATTGCTCAACAGGAAGAAGAAATGAGGCAAAATCTGGAGGAGATGCAGGCAACCCAGGAAGAACTTGCCCGTTTGCGCGAAGAAGACGAGCGTAAGCAACAAAAGCTTCTAAGTCAGGTTGATATGGCGAACGAAATGGTTCAATCGCTTGTGGATTCGATAGCAGGTGAAGTAATTCTTAAAGACAGTCATGGCGTTGTAGTTCTTGCCAACGCAGAAGCATGCAAGAGATACAACACAAGCGTTGATAGGGTAAAAGGAATCAGCGATTCGGAACTTATCGATATCAGCCTGCAGGATAGTGAACATGAACTTGATAGAATTGCACTTCTCGAAGGTGTTTACATTGGTTACCGGTCGGAGAATGTGAACGGACAGCTTGTTGAATACATTATTGAGAAGAAACCATTTCTACTGAAACAAAAGACAGAGACGGGCATTCTTACTATCTGGAAAAAAGCTGAACGCGATTCGGAATAG